From a single Brassica napus cultivar Da-Ae chromosome C9, Da-Ae, whole genome shotgun sequence genomic region:
- the LOC111203856 gene encoding protein RALF-like 9 encodes MGMSESIKVIVSLFLVVLLALAATQTESRYINYHALHGDHSLICDKANPSTCKKEEANPYTRGCEIIDRCRGQSLGPKM; translated from the coding sequence atgggGATGTCTGAAAGTATCAAGGTTattgtctctctctttcttgtgGTGTTATTGGCTCTTGCAGCAACTCAGACAGAGTCAAGATACATAAATTATCATGCCCTTCATGGAGATCACAGTTTGATTTGTGATAAAGCGAACCCAAGCACCTGCAAGAAGGAAGAAGCCAATCCTTATACCAGAGGATGCGAGATAATCGATCGTTGTCGTGGTCAATCTCTAGGCCCAAAAATGTGA